One Senegalia massiliensis DNA window includes the following coding sequences:
- a CDS encoding aspartate kinase — protein sequence MNIIVQKYGGTSLKDIYSKKSFLSHVKKCISNNNKLVIVVSAIGRKGDSYATDTLINQLEKINKNINPKIKDLIMSCGEIISASIISHLLETENVDCEVLTGYQAGILTDDNFTKSKIIDIDTTKIKKYLNKNKVVVVAGFQGKTKNNEITTLGRGGSDTTAVALGAYLNAKRVDIFTDVDGVAFIDPNLIKNTKYIEKISYNNMYKLASNGACVVHPRAVMIGEKYNIPIRVCSIFSNTLGTLITNYNDNNMKKVIGIAVRNEENRSFISILFSEEYKAEITKNICDYLNSNKKEKEELQVICDNEKITFIVENKNLDYHINNLYKIFIT from the coding sequence ATGAATATTATAGTGCAAAAATATGGAGGAACTTCACTTAAGGATATATATAGCAAAAAAAGCTTCTTATCCCATGTTAAAAAGTGTATTAGTAATAACAATAAATTAGTCATAGTAGTTTCAGCTATTGGTAGAAAAGGAGATTCATATGCTACAGATACACTTATTAACCAATTGGAAAAAATAAACAAAAATATTAATCCAAAAATAAAAGATTTAATTATGTCATGTGGTGAAATAATATCTGCTTCAATTATTAGTCATTTGCTAGAAACTGAAAACGTAGATTGTGAGGTGTTGACAGGTTATCAAGCAGGTATATTAACAGATGATAATTTTACAAAAAGTAAAATTATTGATATAGATACAACTAAAATTAAGAAATATCTAAATAAAAATAAAGTTGTAGTAGTAGCTGGGTTTCAAGGTAAGACTAAAAATAATGAAATTACAACATTAGGAAGAGGTGGAAGTGATACTACTGCTGTAGCTTTAGGAGCGTATTTAAATGCTAAAAGAGTTGATATATTTACTGATGTAGATGGAGTAGCTTTTATAGATCCTAATTTAATAAAAAATACAAAATATATTGAAAAAATATCATATAACAATATGTATAAGCTAGCATCTAATGGTGCTTGTGTAGTTCATCCTAGAGCAGTTATGATAGGTGAAAAGTACAATATTCCTATTAGAGTTTGTTCAATTTTTTCAAATACTCTAGGCACACTTATTACTAATTATAATGATAATAATATGAAAAAAGTCATAGGTATAGCTGTAAGAAATGAAGAGAATAGAAGCTTTATATCCATATTATTTAGTGAAGAATATAAGGCAGAAATAACTAAAAATATATGTGATTATTTAAATAGTAATAAGAAAGAAAAAGAAGAATTACAAGTTATATGTGATAATGAAAAAATAACATTTATAGTTGAAAATAAAAATTTAGATTATCATATTAATAATCTTTATAAAATATTTATAACCTAA
- a CDS encoding aspartate-semialdehyde dehydrogenase encodes MKKFNVAIVGARGAVGKKVMELLVERNFPINKLKLLGSEEGSGIQIKFKDEDLITEQAGKGAFKGIDIAFFCVNKEISEKLAPIAIDEGCIVIDNSSCFRMNKEVPLIIPEINPHDIDFHKGIIANPNCSTIQMLVALKPIHDSYNIKRIVVSTYQSVSGSGKKAIDELNDQVKDYIAGNDISNSIYPYQISFNALPHIDDFIENGYTKEEMKMVNETKKILDKNIEVSATAVRIPVIKGHCESINIQTKKKIDPESVKELLSKFKGIKVLDDPLNNLYPIPITAEETDYVYVGRIRKDFTIKNGLNIWVVSDNLRKGAALNAIQIAELLIDRILKY; translated from the coding sequence ATGAAAAAATTTAATGTAGCAATAGTGGGCGCCAGAGGAGCAGTAGGTAAGAAGGTTATGGAATTACTTGTAGAAAGAAACTTTCCTATAAATAAATTAAAATTATTAGGAAGCGAAGAAGGAAGTGGAATACAGATTAAATTTAAAGATGAAGATTTAATAACAGAACAAGCAGGTAAAGGAGCATTTAAAGGTATAGATATTGCATTTTTTTGTGTAAATAAAGAGATAAGTGAAAAATTAGCTCCTATAGCAATTGATGAAGGGTGTATTGTTATTGATAATAGTAGTTGTTTTAGGATGAATAAAGAAGTACCATTAATTATTCCTGAAATAAATCCTCATGATATAGATTTTCATAAAGGGATAATAGCAAATCCAAATTGTTCCACAATACAAATGTTAGTTGCTTTAAAACCTATACATGATAGTTATAATATTAAACGTATAGTAGTTTCAACTTATCAATCTGTATCAGGTTCTGGAAAAAAAGCAATTGACGAATTAAATGATCAAGTAAAGGATTATATAGCTGGGAATGATATTTCTAATTCTATATATCCATATCAAATATCATTTAATGCTCTACCTCATATAGATGATTTCATAGAAAATGGATATACCAAAGAGGAAATGAAAATGGTTAATGAAACAAAAAAAATATTAGATAAAAATATTGAGGTTTCTGCAACTGCAGTTCGTATTCCTGTTATTAAAGGGCATTGTGAATCTATAAATATTCAAACTAAGAAAAAAATAGATCCAGAGTCTGTAAAAGAACTACTAAGTAAGTTTAAAGGAATTAAAGTTTTAGATGATCCTCTAAACAATTTGTATCCTATACCAATTACTGCAGAAGAAACAGATTATGTATATGTAGGAAGGATTAGAAAAGACTTCACTATTAAAAATGGACTTAATATTTGGGTAGTTTCAGATAACTTACGAAAAGGAGCAGCCCTTAATGCAATACAAATTGCAGAACTTCTAATAGACAGAATTCTAAAATATTAG
- the dapA gene encoding 4-hydroxy-tetrahydrodipicolinate synthase, protein MNWGRFITAMVTPFDENLNVNYDMAILLAKKLIKDGNTSLVITGTTGEAPTLTNEEKFKLYKEIKENVNVPIIAGVGTNSTQKTIYNAKLAKDAGVDGLLIVTPYYNKPNQESLYSHFKKIATEIDLPIMLYNVPGRTGCNMLPETVKKLSEIDNIVALKEASGNITQISEIIKNTPEDFKVYSGDDISFLPSMSVGTYGVVSVSSHIVGKEMNDMINSFIKGNVIKSQNIHLKLLNIFKKLFITTNPIPVKAALNIIGINVGGVRLPLTNLGELEEIIIKEELEKLNII, encoded by the coding sequence ATGAATTGGGGAAGATTTATTACAGCTATGGTTACACCTTTTGATGAAAATTTAAATGTTAATTATGATATGGCGATATTACTTGCTAAAAAATTAATTAAAGATGGAAATACATCATTGGTTATAACAGGTACAACAGGAGAAGCACCTACGCTTACAAACGAAGAGAAATTTAAATTATACAAAGAAATAAAAGAAAATGTCAATGTTCCAATTATAGCGGGTGTTGGTACAAATTCTACTCAAAAAACTATTTATAATGCTAAACTAGCAAAAGATGCTGGAGTAGACGGATTGCTAATTGTTACACCATATTATAATAAGCCAAATCAAGAGTCACTATATTCTCATTTTAAAAAAATAGCTACAGAAATTGATCTACCTATAATGCTCTATAATGTACCTGGTAGAACAGGTTGTAATATGTTGCCTGAAACAGTAAAAAAACTATCTGAAATTGATAATATAGTTGCTTTAAAAGAGGCAAGTGGAAATATAACTCAAATATCTGAAATAATAAAAAACACTCCAGAAGATTTTAAAGTTTATTCAGGAGATGATATTTCATTTCTGCCATCAATGTCTGTAGGAACATATGGAGTAGTAAGTGTGTCTTCACATATTGTTGGAAAAGAAATGAATGATATGATAAACTCTTTTATCAAAGGGAATGTTATTAAATCACAAAATATACACTTAAAGCTGTTGAATATTTTCAAAAAATTATTTATAACAACAAATCCTATTCCAGTAAAAGCAGCATTAAACATAATAGGGATCAACGTAGGAGGAGTAAGATTACCACTAACTAATTTAGGAGAACTTGAAGAAATAATTATAAAAGAAGAACTTGAAAAATTAAATATAATATAA
- the trmD gene encoding tRNA (guanosine(37)-N1)-methyltransferase TrmD gives MKIDVLTLFPSMFTSVLDESIIGRAKDNDIVDINYIDIRSFSNNKHKKVDDYPYGGGPGMVMKPEPIYRAIQSVKEDNSRVIYLSPKGKVFNQGLANDFSKEEHLIFLCGHYEGIDNRIIDDYVTDIISIGDYVLTGGEIPAMAVIDSVVRLIPGVLKSEESFKDESHYNGLLEAPQYTRPREFKGNKVPDILLSGNHKKINEWRKNESLKLTYKNRPDLLEKINLSEKEKNIIKNNE, from the coding sequence ATGAAAATAGATGTATTAACTTTATTCCCAAGTATGTTTACTTCTGTATTAGACGAGAGTATTATTGGAAGAGCTAAAGATAATGATATAGTAGATATAAATTATATTGATATAAGATCTTTTTCTAACAATAAACATAAAAAAGTAGATGACTATCCCTATGGTGGAGGACCGGGTATGGTAATGAAACCAGAACCTATATATAGAGCTATTCAAAGTGTTAAAGAGGATAATAGTAGGGTTATCTATCTTTCTCCTAAAGGAAAGGTATTTAATCAAGGTTTAGCAAATGATTTTTCAAAGGAAGAACATTTAATTTTTTTATGTGGGCATTATGAAGGTATAGATAATAGAATAATAGATGATTATGTGACTGATATAATTTCCATAGGTGATTATGTACTTACTGGTGGAGAGATACCAGCAATGGCAGTTATAGATTCTGTTGTAAGATTAATTCCTGGAGTATTAAAAAGTGAAGAGTCATTTAAAGATGAATCTCATTATAATGGGTTATTAGAAGCGCCTCAATATACTAGACCTAGAGAATTTAAAGGTAATAAAGTACCAGATATATTGTTATCTGGTAATCATAAGAAAATTAATGAGTGGAGAAAGAATGAATCTTTGAAACTGACATATAAAAATAGGCCTGATTTGCTAGAAAAAATAAATTTATCAGAAAAAGAAAAAAACATAATAAAAAATAATGAATAA
- the rimM gene encoding ribosome maturation factor RimM (Essential for efficient processing of 16S rRNA), whose protein sequence is MKNIKVGKIINTHGIRGELKVLPLTDDPKRFSDLKEIYIDDDSYYIQKVGYKKNFPIVKLKEYSNINDVLKFKDKYIYISEDNLVDLEEDSYFIFQIKGLKVFTLEGLEVGIVKDVLTPGANDVYVVKSENKDKEYLIPAVKEFIKEIDLANKKIIINPIEGLLE, encoded by the coding sequence ATGAAAAATATAAAAGTTGGAAAAATTATTAATACTCATGGAATAAGAGGAGAATTAAAAGTTTTACCATTAACTGATGATCCTAAAAGATTTAGTGATTTAAAAGAAATATACATTGATGATGACTCTTATTATATACAGAAAGTAGGATATAAAAAGAACTTTCCCATAGTAAAGTTAAAAGAGTATTCTAACATCAATGATGTTTTAAAATTTAAAGATAAATATATATATATTTCTGAAGACAATTTGGTTGATTTAGAAGAGGATAGTTACTTTATATTTCAAATAAAAGGTTTAAAAGTATTTACTTTAGAAGGATTAGAAGTAGGTATTGTAAAAGATGTTTTAACTCCTGGTGCAAATGATGTATATGTTGTGAAAAGTGAAAACAAGGATAAAGAATATCTTATTCCAGCAGTAAAAGAATTCATCAAAGAAATTGATTTAGCAAATAAAAAGATTATTATAAATCCTATAGAGGGGTTGCTGGAATGA
- a CDS encoding KH domain-containing protein translates to MKDLVEMIAKSLVDDPDSVEVNEVEGSQSVIIEVKVAPDDMGKIIGKQGRIAKAIRTVVKAAAIKENKRVVVEII, encoded by the coding sequence GTGAAAGATTTAGTAGAAATGATTGCAAAATCACTTGTAGATGATCCGGATTCAGTAGAGGTAAATGAAGTTGAAGGATCACAATCAGTTATTATTGAAGTGAAGGTAGCCCCAGATGATATGGGTAAAATAATTGGAAAACAAGGTAGAATAGCTAAAGCTATAAGAACTGTTGTAAAAGCAGCTGCTATAAAAGAAAATAAAAGAGTAGTTGTAGAGATTATATAA
- the rpsP gene encoding 30S ribosomal protein S16: protein MSVKIRLKRMGAKKRPFYRIVVADSRSPRDGRFIEEIGYYNPISEPKEVKIDDEKAVKWLSNGARPTDTVNSLFKNNGVLDKFEESKKA from the coding sequence ATGTCAGTTAAAATAAGATTAAAAAGAATGGGAGCTAAAAAAAGACCTTTCTATAGAATTGTAGTTGCTGATTCTCGTTCTCCAAGAGATGGGAGATTTATTGAAGAAATTGGTTATTATAATCCTATTTCAGAACCTAAAGAAGTTAAAATAGATGATGAAAAAGCAGTTAAGTGGTTAAGTAATGGTGCAAGACCAACAGATACTGTAAATAGTCTTTTCAAAAACAATGGTGTTCTTGACAAGTTTGAAGAGTCCAAAAAAGCATAA
- the ffh gene encoding signal recognition particle protein: MVFESLGEKLQKTLGKLKGKGKLNEKDVKAAMREVKLALLEADVNFKVVKNFVNKVKERAVGHEVMESLTPGQQVIKIVNEELTNLMGEKESKINFADNPPTVIMLCGLQGAGKTTLSGKLGNLLKKKGKNPLLVACDIYRPAAIKQLQVVGEQAKIPVFTMGDKQDPVNIAKAGLEHANKNGNDLVIIDTAGRLHIDEGLMDELGNMKESINPNEILLVVDAMTGQDAVSVAESFNDKLNIDGVVLTKLDGDARGGAALSIRAVTGKPLKFVGMGEKLDDLEPFHPDRMASRILGMGDVLSLIEKAQANIDQKKAMELESKLRNQQFTFDDFLDQLEQMKSMGPLSQILEMIPGMNKKQMKNLNVDDKELVKIEAIIKSMTKNERTDPSIINGSRRKRIANGSGTNIQDVNRLLKQFKETRKMMKKFSSMEKSMKKRGSMNLPFFK; this comes from the coding sequence ATGGTTTTTGAAAGTTTAGGTGAAAAGCTTCAAAAAACTCTTGGAAAATTAAAAGGAAAAGGAAAGTTAAATGAGAAAGATGTAAAGGCAGCAATGAGAGAAGTAAAATTAGCACTTCTCGAAGCAGATGTTAACTTTAAAGTTGTAAAGAATTTTGTAAACAAAGTTAAAGAAAGAGCTGTAGGACATGAAGTTATGGAGAGTCTTACTCCTGGTCAACAAGTTATTAAAATTGTAAATGAAGAACTTACAAACTTAATGGGAGAAAAAGAAAGTAAAATAAATTTTGCTGACAATCCTCCTACTGTCATAATGCTTTGTGGTCTTCAAGGTGCTGGTAAGACAACATTATCAGGTAAATTAGGAAATTTACTTAAAAAGAAAGGCAAAAATCCGTTATTAGTAGCTTGTGACATATATAGACCTGCAGCAATAAAGCAACTTCAAGTTGTTGGGGAACAAGCTAAAATCCCTGTATTTACCATGGGAGATAAACAAGACCCAGTAAATATAGCAAAAGCGGGATTAGAACATGCAAATAAAAATGGAAATGATTTAGTTATTATAGATACAGCTGGACGTCTTCATATAGATGAAGGATTAATGGATGAATTAGGAAACATGAAAGAAAGTATAAATCCTAATGAAATATTACTTGTAGTAGATGCAATGACAGGACAAGATGCAGTTTCAGTTGCTGAAAGCTTTAACGACAAGTTAAATATTGATGGAGTAGTACTTACAAAGCTTGATGGTGATGCAAGAGGGGGAGCAGCATTATCTATTAGAGCAGTAACTGGTAAACCTCTTAAATTTGTTGGTATGGGTGAAAAATTAGATGATCTAGAACCCTTCCATCCAGACAGAATGGCATCACGAATTCTTGGTATGGGAGATGTTTTATCACTTATAGAAAAGGCTCAAGCAAATATTGATCAAAAAAAAGCCATGGAACTTGAAAGTAAATTAAGAAATCAGCAATTTACTTTTGATGACTTTTTAGATCAATTGGAGCAAATGAAAAGCATGGGACCATTAAGTCAAATTTTAGAAATGATTCCAGGTATGAATAAGAAGCAAATGAAGAATTTGAATGTAGATGATAAAGAATTAGTTAAAATAGAAGCTATAATTAAGTCAATGACAAAAAATGAAAGAACAGATCCATCTATTATTAATGGTAGTAGACGAAAAAGAATTGCAAATGGAAGTGGAACTAATATACAAGATGTAAATAGACTGTTAAAGCAATTCAAAGAAACTAGAAAGATGATGAAGAAGTTTTCTAGCATGGAAAAAAGCATGAAAAAAAGGGGAAGTATGAACTTGCCATTTTTCAAATAA
- the ylxM gene encoding YlxM family DNA-binding protein produces the protein MFEKIVEIGLLFDFYGKLLSSRQFQAIELYYIHDLTLTEIGEQLEISRQGAYDLVKRAESVLYKYEDTLGLVKRFEINRKKTEELNCLLYRLKNSSDIINSENKEIFEEINGIVKQLLVTQEVK, from the coding sequence ATGTTTGAAAAGATAGTGGAGATAGGTTTATTATTTGATTTTTATGGGAAACTTTTAAGCTCTAGACAATTTCAAGCAATTGAATTGTATTATATACATGATTTAACATTGACCGAAATTGGAGAACAATTAGAAATTAGTAGACAGGGAGCATATGATTTAGTAAAAAGAGCAGAGTCCGTATTGTATAAATATGAAGATACATTAGGTTTAGTAAAAAGGTTTGAGATTAATAGAAAAAAAACAGAAGAATTAAATTGTTTATTATATAGACTAAAAAACAGCTCCGATATCATAAATAGTGAAAATAAAGAAATATTTGAAGAAATAAATGGTATTGTTAAACAATTACTTGTAACTCAGGAGGTGAAATGA
- the ftsY gene encoding signal recognition particle-docking protein FtsY has product MFDNLFNKNKEESEKVEEKEDLQQEKKGFFGRLKEGLEKTRKGITDKVDDIIKHYHKIDEELFEELEEVLIMADIGFETTETIIENVKDKVKERKLTEATDVKDVLKEELKERLEDVEGDSKLNIEPSPSIILVVGVNGVGKTTTIGKLAYKFKNNGKKVLIAAGDTFRAAAIEQLNEWTNRSNVDLISHKEGSDPAAVIFDGVQAAKARKTDILICDTAGRLHNKKNLMNELNKIVRIVNREYPDATKEILLVVDATTGQNAVMQAKVFKEACNVTGIALTKLDGTAKGGVIFAVQSELNVPIKLVGVGEGINDLQEFDRDNFVNAIFPD; this is encoded by the coding sequence ATGTTTGATAATTTATTTAATAAAAACAAAGAAGAATCAGAAAAAGTAGAAGAGAAAGAAGATTTACAACAAGAAAAAAAAGGTTTTTTTGGTAGGTTAAAAGAAGGTTTAGAAAAAACAAGAAAAGGCATAACTGATAAAGTAGATGATATAATTAAACATTATCACAAAATTGATGAAGAACTATTTGAAGAACTTGAAGAAGTGCTTATAATGGCAGATATTGGATTTGAAACAACTGAAACTATAATAGAAAATGTTAAAGATAAGGTTAAAGAAAGAAAGCTAACTGAAGCTACAGATGTTAAAGATGTACTTAAAGAAGAATTAAAAGAAAGACTAGAAGATGTAGAAGGGGATTCTAAGTTGAATATAGAGCCTTCACCTTCTATAATATTAGTTGTAGGAGTAAATGGAGTGGGGAAAACTACTACAATTGGAAAATTAGCATATAAGTTCAAGAACAATGGAAAAAAAGTTCTTATTGCAGCAGGTGATACATTTAGAGCAGCAGCAATAGAGCAATTAAATGAATGGACTAATAGATCTAATGTTGATTTAATATCACATAAAGAGGGATCTGATCCAGCAGCAGTTATATTTGATGGCGTACAAGCAGCCAAGGCAAGAAAGACAGATATTTTAATTTGTGATACTGCTGGAAGGCTTCATAACAAAAAAAATCTAATGAATGAATTAAATAAAATAGTTCGTATAGTGAATAGAGAATATCCTGATGCGACAAAAGAGATATTACTTGTAGTTGATGCTACAACAGGACAAAATGCAGTTATGCAAGCAAAAGTTTTTAAAGAAGCATGTAATGTTACAGGTATAGCACTTACAAAACTTGATGGTACTGCAAAAGGTGGGGTTATTTTTGCAGTTCAATCTGAATTAAATGTACCTATAAAGCTTGTTGGAGTAGGTGAAGGAATTAATGATTTACAAGAGTTTGATAGAGATAATTTTGTAAATGCAATTTTTCCGGATTAA